From a single Nitrogeniibacter mangrovi genomic region:
- a CDS encoding CopD family protein, with product MLASKALHIVFVISWFAGLFYLPRIFVNLAMVPAGSAAERERLLLMAHKLYRFMTPLGILAVSLGLWLWFGYGFTGGWLHAKTLLVVGLIVYHLYCGQLLRRFARGENTRSHTWYRFFNEIPVLVLFVVVFLVVLKPF from the coding sequence ATGCTGGCCTCGAAAGCCCTTCACATCGTCTTCGTCATCAGCTGGTTCGCCGGCCTGTTCTACCTGCCGCGCATCTTCGTGAACCTGGCCATGGTGCCCGCCGGCAGCGCCGCCGAGCGCGAGCGTCTGCTCCTCATGGCGCACAAGCTGTACCGGTTCATGACACCGCTGGGCATCCTCGCCGTCAGCCTCGGCCTGTGGCTGTGGTTCGGCTACGGGTTCACCGGCGGCTGGCTGCATGCCAAGACCCTGCTGGTGGTGGGCCTGATCGTCTATCACCTGTACTGTGGCCAGCTGTTGCGCCGCTTCGCCCGGGGCGAGAACACCCGCAGCCACACCTGGTACCGTTTCTTCAACGAGATTCCGGTGCTGGTGCTGTTCGTGGTGGTTTTCCTCGTCGTGCTCAAACCGTTCTGA
- a CDS encoding EAL domain-containing response regulator produces the protein MVIPGEAPFLGTASIGPTETDAQCRILLVDDDAALRNTLPHVLAQPGRVFEQCGNVAQALARLERERYELILLDYRLPDGTGLDVLDWLANARRDEAVVMISGEDAIDAAIGALRRGADDFVRKPYHVAQLQRAVQNALHKALLERANLAMSQRLKGSERLHRYLVESSPDFIFTLNPAGVFTYVNPRVESMLGYPRQHLIGKPFTLLPVEEDGARVDKMMSDANSGRRAHQSLELRLRRHDPTLGRPGEAVVSVALNVVPIQGRNADDMSDVPVGVYGVARDISDRKRAEEIITFQAYHDQLTHLPNRILFKDRLELAIAQAQRRGGLLAVMFIDVDRFKLVNDTYGHSEGDRLLLGIAQRVKDTLRRGDTLARLGGDEFTVLLPDISHPEDAEIIAMKIQDALAAPFQLKNGSFHATVSMGIAVFPRDGEVAEMLTQHADIAMYQIKRGGKNGFRFFDPDLNLHYRERIKLENDLRGALDRGEFILHYQPQVSVSEQRVVGLEALLRWRHPSLGLITPPAFIQVAEEVGLIGDISRWVVDTATAQLAQWQRDGFRDLRLSINLSSHDFDRDETIDRVAERVAHHGLLPDRFDVEITESVMMRDTSEVVARVQRLRECGVGISIDDFGTGYSALAYLQKFPVSSLKIDRSFVSELDGPAAMPIIAAITGIARGFDLHLVVEGVEQAEQAERLRHLGCDIMQGYFFSAAVTAAEAEAWLRQPRALLC, from the coding sequence ATGGTCATTCCTGGCGAAGCACCGTTTCTCGGCACCGCCTCGATCGGCCCCACGGAGACCGACGCCCAATGTCGGATCCTTCTGGTGGACGACGACGCGGCGCTTCGCAACACCCTGCCGCACGTGCTCGCGCAGCCGGGCCGGGTCTTCGAACAGTGCGGCAACGTCGCCCAGGCCCTCGCCCGTCTCGAACGCGAGCGCTACGAGCTCATCCTCCTGGACTACCGGCTGCCCGACGGCACCGGGCTCGATGTGCTCGACTGGCTCGCCAATGCCCGACGCGACGAGGCGGTGGTCATGATCAGTGGCGAGGACGCCATCGACGCGGCCATCGGCGCGCTGCGCCGCGGTGCCGACGATTTCGTGCGCAAGCCCTACCACGTGGCCCAGCTGCAGCGGGCCGTGCAGAACGCGCTGCACAAGGCCCTGCTCGAACGCGCCAACCTGGCCATGAGCCAGCGCCTCAAGGGCTCCGAGCGGCTCCACCGCTATCTGGTCGAAAGCTCGCCCGATTTCATCTTCACGCTCAATCCCGCCGGCGTGTTCACCTACGTGAACCCCCGCGTCGAGAGCATGCTCGGCTACCCGCGCCAGCACCTGATCGGAAAGCCCTTCACCCTGTTGCCGGTGGAGGAGGACGGCGCCCGGGTGGACAAGATGATGAGCGATGCCAACAGTGGCCGCCGCGCCCACCAGTCCCTCGAACTGCGGCTGCGCCGCCATGACCCCACCTTGGGGCGTCCCGGCGAGGCCGTCGTCTCGGTCGCGCTCAACGTGGTGCCCATCCAGGGGCGCAACGCCGACGACATGAGCGACGTCCCGGTCGGGGTCTACGGCGTCGCGCGCGACATCTCGGATCGCAAGCGGGCCGAGGAGATCATCACCTTTCAGGCCTACCACGACCAGCTCACCCACCTGCCCAACCGCATCCTGTTCAAGGACCGGCTGGAGCTGGCCATTGCCCAGGCCCAGCGCCGTGGCGGCCTGCTCGCGGTGATGTTCATCGACGTGGACCGCTTCAAGCTCGTCAACGACACCTACGGCCACTCGGAAGGCGACCGGCTGCTGCTGGGCATCGCCCAGCGGGTCAAGGACACCCTGCGCCGTGGCGACACCCTCGCCCGCCTTGGCGGCGACGAGTTCACCGTGCTGCTGCCCGACATCTCCCATCCCGAAGACGCCGAAATCATCGCGATGAAGATCCAGGACGCCCTGGCAGCACCGTTCCAGCTCAAGAACGGCAGCTTCCACGCCACCGTGAGCATGGGCATCGCCGTGTTCCCGCGTGACGGTGAAGTGGCGGAGATGCTGACCCAGCACGCCGACATCGCGATGTACCAGATCAAGCGCGGCGGCAAGAACGGTTTCCGCTTCTTCGATCCCGACCTGAACCTGCACTATCGCGAGCGCATCAAGCTCGAGAACGATTTGCGCGGCGCGCTCGACCGGGGCGAATTCATCCTTCATTACCAGCCCCAGGTCAGTGTCTCCGAGCAGCGGGTCGTCGGCCTCGAGGCACTGCTGCGCTGGCGCCACCCGTCCCTGGGCCTGATCACCCCACCGGCCTTCATCCAGGTCGCCGAGGAAGTCGGCCTCATCGGCGACATCAGCCGCTGGGTGGTGGATACCGCCACGGCGCAGCTGGCCCAGTGGCAGCGGGACGGATTCCGCGACCTGCGTCTGTCGATCAACCTGTCTTCCCACGACTTCGATCGCGACGAGACCATCGACCGGGTCGCCGAGCGCGTCGCTCATCACGGCCTGCTGCCCGACCGCTTCGACGTGGAGATCACCGAGAGCGTCATGATGCGCGACACCAGCGAAGTGGTCGCACGCGTGCAGCGTCTGCGCGAATGCGGCGTGGGCATCTCCATCGACGATTTCGGCACCGGCTATTCGGCGTTGGCCTATCTGCAGAAATTCCCGGTCAGCAGCCTCAAGATCGACCGCAGCTTCGTGAGCGAGCTCGACGGCCCGGCGGCCATGCCCATCATCGCCGCCATCACGGGCATTGCGCGTGGATTCGACCTGCACCTCGTGGTCGAAGGGGTCGAACAGGCCG
- a CDS encoding THUMP domain-containing class I SAM-dependent RNA methyltransferase, which produces MNERFFAPCPRGLEAGLVDELGALGARDLHQTHGGVAFRGDWALACRANLESRLATRVLWQVAFGRYRREEDIYRLAYSVTWAKWFTHEQTMRVNVTARRSPLKSLEFITLRIKDAVCDHFRMVHGSRPSIDTANPDVRIHAFLNQDQVTLYLDTSGEPLYKRGFKQAAVEAPLKENLAAGILRIAGWRTDEPLLDPMCGSGTFLIEAAQMALDIAPGLGRGFAFEHLRHVDEAMWRKLRREAEGRRRHAATLPIFGSDSEAVQVKRARINLEAAGLAEQVRLEQVGLLERTPPTAQGVMVANPPYGVRIGESAELEAFYPQLGDALKARWSGWRCYFLSADAALPKLIGLRASKRTPLYNGALECRVYEYKMIAGSLRKPKDA; this is translated from the coding sequence ATGAACGAACGATTCTTTGCCCCCTGTCCGCGGGGCCTCGAAGCCGGACTGGTGGATGAACTGGGCGCGCTCGGCGCCCGCGATCTGCACCAGACCCACGGCGGCGTCGCCTTCCGCGGCGACTGGGCGCTGGCCTGCCGCGCCAACCTGGAAAGCCGGCTCGCCACCCGGGTGCTCTGGCAGGTGGCCTTCGGGCGCTACCGCCGCGAGGAAGATATCTATCGCCTCGCCTACAGCGTCACCTGGGCCAAGTGGTTCACCCATGAGCAGACGATGCGGGTCAATGTGACCGCGCGCCGCTCGCCGCTCAAGAGCCTGGAGTTCATCACCCTGCGCATCAAGGACGCGGTGTGCGACCACTTCCGCATGGTGCATGGCAGCCGGCCGAGCATCGATACCGCGAATCCGGATGTGCGCATCCACGCCTTCCTGAACCAGGACCAGGTCACGCTCTACCTCGACACCTCCGGCGAGCCGCTCTACAAGCGGGGCTTCAAGCAGGCCGCGGTGGAGGCGCCGCTGAAGGAGAACCTCGCCGCGGGCATCCTGCGCATCGCCGGCTGGCGCACCGACGAGCCCCTGCTCGATCCCATGTGCGGCAGCGGTACCTTCCTGATCGAGGCGGCGCAGATGGCGCTGGACATCGCGCCGGGGCTCGGGCGCGGCTTCGCCTTCGAGCATTTGCGCCATGTGGACGAAGCCATGTGGCGCAAGCTGCGCCGCGAGGCCGAAGGCCGGCGCCGTCATGCCGCCACGCTGCCCATCTTCGGCTCCGACAGCGAAGCGGTGCAGGTCAAGCGCGCGCGCATCAACCTCGAGGCGGCAGGGCTGGCGGAACAGGTTCGGCTCGAGCAGGTCGGCCTGCTCGAACGCACCCCGCCGACAGCGCAGGGCGTGATGGTGGCCAATCCGCCCTACGGGGTGCGCATCGGCGAGTCCGCCGAGCTCGAGGCGTTCTATCCGCAACTCGGCGACGCCCTCAAGGCGCGCTGGAGTGGCTGGCGTTGTTATTTCCTGAGTGCCGACGCCGCCTTGCCCAAGCTGATCGGCCTGCGTGCGTCGAAGCGCACGCCGCTGTACAACGGCGCCCTCGAATGCCGGGTGTATGAATACAAGATGATCGCCGGCAGCCTGCGCAAACCCAAGGACGCATAA
- a CDS encoding PilT/PilU family type 4a pilus ATPase, translating into MERDQALKFMQDLLRLMVQKNGSDLFITAGFPPAIKIDGRIVPQSNQILSAQHTTELARSIMNDKQAAEFEATKECNFAISPSDIGRFRVNAYVQQGRVGCVLRTIAQKIPTLDELGLPSVLREIAMSKRGLVIFVGGTGTGKTTSLAAMVDYRNEHSYGHIITVEDPIEYVHQHKNCIVTQREVGIDTEDWAIALKNTLRQAPDVILMGEIRDRETMDHAIAFAETGHLCLATLHANSANQAIDRIINFFPEERRQQLLMDLSLNLRAMISQRLLPLLGRKGRVPAVEILLNSPLISDLIFKGEVSEIKDVMKRSTELGMQTFDQALFKLYEDELISYEDALRNADSVNDLRLQIKLNSKHGDKDLGAGIQHLDIV; encoded by the coding sequence ATGGAACGCGATCAAGCCCTCAAATTCATGCAGGACCTGCTGCGCCTGATGGTGCAGAAGAACGGGTCCGACCTGTTCATCACCGCCGGTTTTCCGCCGGCCATCAAGATCGACGGGCGCATTGTGCCGCAGTCGAACCAGATCCTCAGCGCGCAGCACACCACCGAGCTGGCCCGTTCGATCATGAACGACAAGCAGGCCGCCGAGTTCGAAGCCACCAAGGAATGCAACTTCGCGATCTCGCCGTCCGACATCGGCCGCTTCCGCGTGAATGCGTATGTGCAGCAGGGCCGGGTCGGCTGCGTGCTGCGCACGATCGCGCAGAAGATTCCCACGCTGGATGAGCTGGGCCTGCCCTCGGTGCTGCGCGAGATCGCCATGTCGAAGCGCGGTCTGGTGATTTTCGTCGGCGGCACCGGCACGGGCAAGACCACCTCGCTGGCCGCCATGGTCGACTACCGCAACGAGCACAGCTACGGCCACATCATCACGGTCGAGGATCCGATCGAATACGTGCACCAGCACAAGAACTGCATCGTCACCCAGCGCGAGGTCGGCATCGACACCGAGGACTGGGCGATCGCCCTCAAGAACACCTTGCGACAGGCACCCGACGTGATCCTCATGGGTGAGATCCGCGACCGCGAGACCATGGACCACGCCATCGCCTTCGCCGAGACCGGTCACCTGTGTCTGGCCACGCTGCACGCCAACAGCGCCAACCAGGCCATCGACCGGATCATCAACTTCTTCCCGGAAGAACGCCGCCAGCAGCTGCTCATGGACCTGTCGCTCAACCTGCGCGCCATGATCTCCCAGCGCCTGCTGCCGCTGCTCGGCCGCAAGGGCCGGGTGCCGGCGGTGGAAATCCTGCTCAACTCGCCGCTGATCTCGGACCTGATCTTCAAGGGCGAGGTCTCGGAGATCAAGGACGTGATGAAGCGTTCCACCGAGCTGGGCATGCAGACCTTCGACCAGGCGCTGTTCAAGCTCTACGAGGACGAACTCATCAGCTACGAGGACGCCCTGCGCAACGCCGATTCGGTCAACGACCTGCGCCTGCAGATCAAACTCAACAGCAAGCACGGCGACAAGGATCTGGGCGCGGGGATCCAGCACCTGGATATTGTTTAG
- a CDS encoding EAL and HDOD domain-containing protein, with translation MLLTREPVVNRNRAITANRLIAHATSVAEVVEGLQQFEDEWPSHHPVFLCLGKLVPTPDLLEWALPENLMVEIPAPTLAHPKTQELLPQLQAAGISMCLSWFTPAVALPPDVDWRFVIMDQRKLPRPDGSPGLSLAWGLKDIQGFDAAIEQGYDGAAGWFFLHGGAPAKGISPSHAQIVRLLNLVRQNAEVKEIEAVLKQDVALSYKLLRYINSAGFGLRCEIQSFRHAVTILGYNNLNKWLSLLLVTASRDPSAPALMQASIARGRMMERIGAPFFDKSAQDNLFITGAFSLLPALLGTSLADLLGEMSLPEVITDALVNDEGEFAPFLKLARAAERFDASALQQIAEDLTIDANAVNTALLAGLQFADSLQA, from the coding sequence ATGCTGCTGACCCGAGAGCCCGTCGTGAATCGCAACCGCGCGATCACAGCCAACCGACTCATTGCCCACGCGACCTCGGTTGCCGAAGTCGTCGAAGGGCTGCAGCAGTTCGAAGACGAATGGCCGAGCCATCACCCGGTGTTCCTGTGCCTGGGCAAGCTGGTCCCCACCCCGGACCTGCTCGAATGGGCCTTGCCGGAGAACCTCATGGTGGAGATCCCGGCGCCCACCCTGGCCCACCCGAAGACCCAGGAATTGCTGCCGCAACTGCAGGCGGCCGGCATCAGCATGTGCCTGTCGTGGTTCACCCCCGCGGTCGCCCTGCCGCCGGATGTGGACTGGCGCTTCGTGATCATGGACCAGCGCAAGCTGCCGCGCCCGGACGGCAGCCCGGGCCTGAGTCTCGCCTGGGGCCTGAAGGACATCCAGGGCTTCGACGCGGCCATCGAACAGGGCTATGACGGCGCCGCCGGCTGGTTCTTCCTGCATGGTGGCGCACCGGCCAAGGGCATTTCCCCATCCCATGCACAGATCGTGCGCCTGCTCAATCTGGTGCGTCAGAACGCCGAGGTCAAGGAGATCGAAGCCGTCCTCAAGCAGGACGTGGCGCTGTCCTACAAGCTGCTGCGCTACATCAACTCCGCCGGTTTCGGCCTGCGCTGCGAGATCCAGTCCTTCCGCCACGCCGTGACCATCCTCGGCTACAACAACCTGAACAAGTGGCTGTCGCTGCTGCTGGTGACCGCCAGCCGCGACCCCTCCGCCCCCGCCCTGATGCAGGCCTCCATCGCCCGCGGACGGATGATGGAGCGCATCGGCGCACCGTTCTTCGACAAGTCGGCGCAGGACAACCTATTCATCACCGGCGCCTTCTCGCTGCTGCCGGCACTGCTGGGCACCTCGCTGGCCGACCTGCTCGGCGAGATGAGCCTGCCCGAAGTCATCACCGACGCCCTGGTCAACGACGAGGGCGAATTCGCCCCCTTCCTCAAGCTGGCGCGCGCCGCAGAACGCTTCGACGCCTCGGCGCTGCAGCAGATCGCCGAGGACCTGACCATCGACGCCAACGCGGTCAACACCGCCCTGCTCGCCGGGCTACAGTTCGCAGACAGTCTTCAGGCATAA
- a CDS encoding ATP-binding protein: MAPPNLPFRLIRPAPDPVLAEAVLRLLETPEPASEALAELAMRDAPFTLALLSMRPLQPGEATTLKRALTERIDEAGDALLRAWLMHTGSQQLQADAVGQLNMRAGQVAETAMHLAIELRYPRPDEAYLAGLWHHVGALSLLASTRDFPVLRDQPATALERRQAERQRFGIDQIQLAAWLAESCGLPPTLRDALALAGAHEEHVAGAHPLARILRAAIHIAGPDATLDEAARLTGLDTERLSNLKTDVDYLSTEGLKSLGIGAPGAAEHERKPSGYPMLPSGWRAVALGGLLAGAFEGIDGKRLSLRLGNAFRLLFGKTPPLMLTVTEGQVQPLPMDTAQVAPHLITELGLQVDDDTSVVALALRTQASTSHFPGGDGPGRSTRDWHLARWLGTAGILCVPWQIEDTPGVAVVGLDEHLDLPTEEQQLMARLVSGAARALAAERTRRRAMDQLGETLMASQREHIRRVTHEIKSPLTVIKSYLGVIGQRHPEDPTLATELNQVSQEIDRVGRLLGQLAHPESATEEPRSTSVSGVVQELQHVYGEPLFGQRNRELEIRIPGGLPPVAIPASTLKQVLLNLVRNAAEALPEGHRLTISSPGVLITDGRHSLELELADNGPGIPEPRLHHLFEAAESSKGGEHQGLGLSIVKDLLGQFGSYIFCRTHPERGTRFNLFIPLAKPA; this comes from the coding sequence ATGGCACCGCCCAACCTGCCTTTCCGTCTGATACGCCCGGCGCCGGACCCCGTCCTCGCCGAGGCCGTGCTGCGCCTGCTCGAGACCCCCGAGCCGGCCTCGGAAGCGCTCGCGGAGCTGGCCATGCGCGATGCCCCGTTTACCCTGGCGCTGTTGTCCATGCGCCCCCTGCAGCCAGGCGAAGCGACCACGCTCAAGCGCGCGCTGACCGAGCGCATCGACGAGGCGGGCGACGCCCTGCTGCGGGCTTGGCTCATGCATACCGGCAGCCAGCAGCTGCAAGCGGACGCGGTCGGACAGCTCAACATGCGTGCCGGCCAGGTGGCCGAGACGGCCATGCACCTGGCCATCGAACTGCGCTACCCGCGGCCGGACGAGGCCTATCTCGCCGGCCTGTGGCATCACGTCGGCGCCCTGTCGCTGCTCGCCTCGACCCGCGACTTTCCGGTGCTTCGGGACCAGCCCGCCACCGCACTCGAACGCCGCCAGGCGGAACGCCAGCGCTTCGGCATCGACCAGATCCAGCTGGCCGCCTGGCTGGCCGAAAGTTGTGGCCTGCCTCCGACCCTGCGCGACGCCCTGGCCCTCGCGGGCGCCCATGAAGAGCATGTCGCCGGTGCCCACCCGCTGGCGCGGATCCTGCGCGCCGCCATCCACATCGCCGGACCCGACGCCACGCTCGACGAGGCCGCCCGCCTGACCGGCCTGGACACGGAACGCCTGTCCAATCTCAAGACGGATGTGGACTATCTGTCGACCGAAGGGCTCAAGTCCCTGGGGATCGGCGCGCCGGGCGCAGCCGAGCACGAGCGCAAGCCGAGCGGCTACCCCATGCTGCCCAGCGGCTGGCGCGCCGTCGCCCTCGGCGGGCTGCTGGCGGGCGCCTTCGAAGGCATCGACGGCAAGCGCCTGAGCCTGCGACTGGGCAACGCGTTCCGCCTGCTGTTCGGCAAGACACCCCCGCTGATGCTGACGGTCACGGAGGGGCAGGTACAGCCCTTGCCGATGGACACAGCGCAGGTCGCCCCCCATCTGATCACCGAACTCGGCCTCCAGGTGGACGACGACACCAGCGTGGTGGCCCTGGCCCTGCGCACCCAGGCCTCGACCAGCCACTTCCCCGGCGGCGACGGCCCCGGCCGCAGCACCCGGGACTGGCATCTGGCCCGCTGGCTGGGAACCGCCGGCATTCTCTGCGTGCCCTGGCAGATCGAGGACACCCCGGGCGTCGCCGTGGTCGGGCTCGACGAACACCTCGATCTGCCCACCGAGGAACAGCAGCTCATGGCGCGGCTGGTGTCCGGCGCCGCACGCGCCCTGGCCGCCGAGCGCACCCGGCGCCGCGCCATGGACCAGCTCGGCGAGACGCTGATGGCGTCCCAGCGTGAGCACATCCGCCGTGTGACCCACGAGATCAAGAGCCCGCTGACCGTCATCAAGAGCTATCTGGGCGTCATCGGCCAGCGCCACCCCGAGGATCCGACCCTGGCCACCGAGCTCAACCAGGTGAGCCAGGAAATCGACCGCGTCGGACGCCTGCTCGGCCAGCTCGCCCACCCGGAGAGCGCCACCGAAGAGCCCCGCTCCACCTCGGTCAGCGGCGTGGTCCAGGAGCTCCAGCACGTCTACGGCGAACCGCTGTTCGGACAGCGCAACCGCGAACTCGAGATCCGCATCCCGGGCGGCTTGCCGCCAGTGGCCATCCCCGCCAGCACCCTCAAGCAGGTGTTGCTGAACCTGGTGCGCAATGCGGCCGAAGCCCTGCCCGAGGGCCACCGCCTCACCATCTCCTCGCCCGGCGTGCTGATCACCGACGGTCGGCACAGCCTTGAGCTCGAACTGGCCGACAACGGCCCGGGCATCCCCGAGCCGCGCCTGCACCACCTCTTCGAAGCGGCCGAGAGCAGCAAGGGCGGAGAGCATCAGGGCCTCGGGCTGTCGATCGTGAAAGACCTCCTCGGACAGTTCGGCTCGTATATCTTCTGTCGTACCCACCCGGAGCGCGGTACCCGCTTCAACCTCTTCATTCCCTTGGCAAAGCCGGCCTGA
- a CDS encoding CDP-6-deoxy-delta-3,4-glucoseen reductase: protein MSFKLTIQPGDHHIDVAEHQTIVEAAIEAGLMLPYSCRDGVCGACKGKVLRGSVNYGKHAPDTLTDADKAEGLALFCCATAKEDLEIEVRNVTRVDDIPIKKLPCRVQEMIHAAPDVMILKLKLPATEPFAFRAGQYIDFLLPGDRRRSFSIANAPEGADHIELHVRHVPGGLFTDQVFTTMKVRDILRFEGPLGSFFLREDSDAPIVLLAGGTGFAPIKGVIEHAIARGITRPMTLYWGARDRAGLYQADLAEQWAQTHDWFKFVPVLSDMTSEDDWQGRTGLVHEAVMADLPDLSGHQVYACGAPGMIEASMADFADRCGLPEDQYFADSFTFSADSQP from the coding sequence ATGTCTTTCAAACTCACCATCCAGCCGGGCGACCACCACATCGACGTCGCCGAGCACCAGACCATCGTCGAAGCGGCCATCGAGGCCGGCCTGATGCTGCCGTACAGCTGCCGTGACGGCGTCTGCGGTGCCTGCAAGGGCAAGGTGCTGCGCGGCTCGGTGAACTACGGCAAACACGCCCCCGACACCCTGACCGATGCCGACAAGGCCGAGGGCCTCGCCCTGTTCTGCTGCGCCACCGCGAAGGAAGACCTCGAGATCGAGGTGCGCAACGTGACCCGGGTGGACGACATCCCCATCAAGAAGCTGCCCTGCCGGGTCCAGGAGATGATCCACGCCGCCCCCGACGTGATGATCCTCAAGCTCAAGCTGCCGGCGACCGAGCCGTTCGCCTTCCGCGCCGGGCAGTACATCGACTTCCTGCTCCCGGGCGACCGGCGACGCAGCTTTTCCATCGCCAACGCACCGGAGGGGGCGGACCACATCGAGCTGCATGTGCGCCATGTGCCGGGCGGCCTGTTCACCGACCAGGTGTTCACGACCATGAAGGTGCGCGACATCCTTCGCTTCGAAGGCCCGCTGGGCAGCTTCTTCCTGCGCGAGGACAGCGACGCCCCGATCGTACTGCTGGCCGGCGGCACCGGCTTCGCCCCCATCAAGGGCGTGATCGAGCATGCCATCGCACGCGGCATCACCCGGCCGATGACCCTTTACTGGGGCGCACGCGACCGCGCCGGACTCTACCAGGCCGACCTGGCCGAGCAGTGGGCGCAGACCCACGACTGGTTCAAGTTTGTGCCCGTCCTGTCCGATATGACATCGGAGGACGACTGGCAGGGACGAACCGGACTGGTCCATGAAGCGGTCATGGCCGATTTGCCGGATCTGTCCGGACATCAGGTCTACGCCTGCGGGGCGCCGGGCATGATCGAGGCCTCCATGGCCGACTTCGCCGACCGCTGCGGCCTGCCGGAAGACCAGTATTTCGCCGATTCGTTTACCTTCTCGGCTGATTCGCAACCCTGA
- a CDS encoding NAD-dependent epimerase/dehydratase family protein gives MQTVLIVGCGDVAQRALPWLLERFRVIAMIRDEAQRVALRKLGVRTILADLDDRRSLRRIAGLADYVIHTAPPPRRGLRDLRTRALIAALARRGSLPRRLVYISTTGVYGDCGGALVAETRPAAPESDRAIRRVDAERALRAFARRCRIDVVTLRAPGIYAADRLPVERLERRDPALVAEDDVFTNHIHADDLARLATLALNRGGNGRVWNASDDTDLRMADYFDAVADHLGLARPPRVSRRELASRVSPMTLSFMRESRRLDNRRVKRELRARLTYPDIHAGLAAVPRIVH, from the coding sequence ATGCAAACTGTTCTGATCGTGGGATGCGGCGACGTGGCCCAGCGTGCCTTGCCGTGGCTGCTCGAGCGATTCCGCGTCATTGCGATGATACGCGATGAGGCCCAGCGTGTTGCGCTGCGAAAGCTGGGTGTCCGCACGATCCTGGCCGACCTGGATGACCGCCGTTCGCTGCGCCGGATCGCCGGTCTGGCCGACTACGTGATCCACACCGCGCCGCCGCCGCGTCGCGGTTTGCGCGACCTGCGCACCCGCGCCCTGATCGCCGCGCTCGCGCGCCGCGGCAGTCTACCACGGCGCCTCGTCTACATCAGTACCACGGGCGTCTACGGTGATTGCGGCGGTGCATTGGTGGCCGAGACGCGACCGGCAGCGCCGGAATCGGACCGGGCCATCCGCCGGGTCGACGCGGAGCGCGCCCTGCGTGCCTTCGCCCGGCGCTGCCGCATCGACGTGGTGACGTTGCGCGCGCCGGGCATCTATGCGGCCGACCGCCTGCCCGTCGAGCGGCTCGAGCGTCGTGATCCGGCGCTGGTGGCGGAGGACGACGTGTTCACCAACCACATCCATGCCGACGACCTGGCCCGGCTCGCGACGCTCGCCCTGAACCGCGGCGGCAACGGCCGGGTGTGGAACGCGAGCGACGACACCGACCTGCGCATGGCCGACTACTTCGACGCGGTGGCCGATCACCTGGGGCTGGCGCGCCCGCCGCGCGTGTCGCGCCGCGAGCTGGCCAGCCGCGTCTCGCCCATGACGCTCTCGTTCATGCGTGAATCGCGGCGTCTCGATAACCGGCGCGTCAAGCGCGAGTTGCGCGCGCGCCTCACCTATCCCGACATCCACGCCGGGCTGGCCGCCGTCCCGCGCATCGTTCACTGA